Within Catenulispora sp. MAP5-51, the genomic segment CTAGTGCAGCGCCGCATTGATCCTTCGGGGGTCATGCGGCTTTGAGTGGGCTGCCGTCGTAGGTCCAGCGGTAGGGCTTGGCGTCGTGTTCGTCGTAGGCCAAGACGAAGTCGTCTATGCGTGCGGCAAGTTCATCGCGGGAGGCGAACTGGCCGCGTCGCAGCAGCCTTCTGGTCAGGGTCGAGAAGAACAGCTCTACCTGGTTCAACCAGCTGGCGTGTTTGGGAGTGTGGTGGACGTGGAAGCGGGGGCGGGCTGCCAGCCAGGACTTCGTCTTCTTCGCCACGTGGGATGAGCCGTTGTCCATGACCAGGTGGATGTTGGTGCCTGCCGGGACGGTGGAGTCCAGGGTGCGCAGGAAGCCGATGAAGGTGTCGGCGTTGTTGCGGTCGATGCGTTGGGTGAGGACCTGGCCGGTGTGGACATTCAGGGCGGCGATGATCGAGACGGTGCCGTGGCGAACGTACTCGAACTCCCGCCGGGTTCGCCGTCCTGGGCGTCCGGGCTGGTCGGGATGCTTGCGGGAGCGGGCTGTGATGCCGGTCTTCTCATCAATGCTGACCACTACCGAGTTCGGTGGGCAGGCACGGTACAGATCGCACACGTCAGCAGCCCGGGTGAAGAACTCGGGGTCGGCCGGGCGAGTGAGCCAGCCGCGGACCAGGTGCGGCTTGAGATCGACGGAGTGCAGGATCCGTCCGATCTGGGAGGCGGAGACCGCCAGTCCGGACCGGCCCAGATGTTCGGATAGCAGGTGGTGGGTCCACACCGTGTCCGCACTCGAGGGTTGCGCGGTCGCGGCGGCAATGACGTGCAGCTTGTCCTGCGGTGACAGCCGGGGCCGTCCTTTCGGCCGGGGCCGGTCGCACAGTGCGGCCAGCCGCTCGGCGGTGAAGCGCTTGCGCCAGCTGCGGATCGTGTCCACATGCCGGCCGGCCTCCCGGGCGATGGCCGCGTTGGAGGCGCCCTCGGCCAGTGCCAGGATCACCGATGCCCGCTGCACCCGTCCGAACGGCGCGGTCCGGGACACGGCCAGATGTTCCAACTCCCGCCGCTCGGCCTCAGACAACTCGATCACGAACGGACTGGTCAGCGCCATCGCCCCACCTTGAAATCAGCCTACTGATGCGCTGATCATCCCGTGTCGCGCACGGTCCGGCCGTCACGTGACCCGGTTCCGCGACAGTGCGGCAAGATAGGGCCATGGCCAGCCCGAACACCGCCAAGGCGGCAGCCCTGCAGCAACGTCTGACCGCCCATGCCCGCCGCTGGCCGCAGATCACCG encodes:
- a CDS encoding IS630 family transposase; this encodes MALTSPFVIELSEAERRELEHLAVSRTAPFGRVQRASVILALAEGASNAAIAREAGRHVDTIRSWRKRFTAERLAALCDRPRPKGRPRLSPQDKLHVIAAATAQPSSADTVWTHHLLSEHLGRSGLAVSASQIGRILHSVDLKPHLVRGWLTRPADPEFFTRAADVCDLYRACPPNSVVVSIDEKTGITARSRKHPDQPGRPGRRTRREFEYVRHGTVSIIAALNVHTGQVLTQRIDRNNADTFIGFLRTLDSTVPAGTNIHLVMDNGSSHVAKKTKSWLAARPRFHVHHTPKHASWLNQVELFFSTLTRRLLRRGQFASRDELAARIDDFVLAYDEHDAKPYRWTYDGSPLKAA